A portion of the Gigantopelta aegis isolate Gae_Host chromosome 10, Gae_host_genome, whole genome shotgun sequence genome contains these proteins:
- the LOC121383731 gene encoding N-acetyl-D-glucosamine kinase-like, with amino-acid sequence MDDRFRQYLIGLSECLKRISDLVAECKTLAGIDAKISLKALGLSLSGGDEKESQVLLKEGIGSEYPQLTESTYVASDTFGAIAAALPDGGIVLIAGTGSNCQLINPDLSTSRCGGWGHLLGDESSAYWIAQKAIKMYFDHEDNLIPCPFDVTFVKNTIFSYFKVTERGQLLNSFYAKFDKSHIAGLCKELAMAAIKNKDKLVCHIFKEAGEILAKHIVAVGPHIDKKLLVCKGGLHIVCMGSVWKSWELLKPGFLGVLEQKGQDVGIKEISLMTLNVSGAVGAAALSAKHIDITLPIDYSSNADVFFHSEIGSSTNM; translated from the exons ATGGACGATAGATTTAGGCAATAC CTAATTGGCTTGAGTGAATGTTTGAAGCGGATCAGTGATTTAGTAGCTGAATGCAAGACACTAGCAGGGATAGATGCAAAGATATCTTTAAAAGCTCTG GGGTTGTCACTGAGTGGAGGTGATGAGAAGGAAAGTCAAGTGTTGCTGAAGGAAGGAATCGGGTCGGAGTATCCACAACTGACAGAAAGTACTTACGTTGCTAGTGACACCTTCGGAGCCATAGCTGCTGCGCTCCCGGATG GTGGAATTGTCCTGATAGCAGGAACTGGTTCTAACTGTCAGCTCATCAATCCAGATCTCTCAACGTCTCGCTGTGGAGGCTGGGGACATCTGCTGGGAGACGAATCCTCAG CATACTGGATAGCTCAGAAAGCCATCAAGATGTATTTTGATCACGAGGACAACTTAATACCATGTCCGTTTGATGTTACGTTTGTGAAGAATACCATATTCTCCTATTTTAAG gtgACTGAGAGAGGGCAGCTGTTAAACTCTTTTTATGCTAAATTTGACAAATCACACATAGCTGGTCTGTGTAAAGAATTGGCCATGG CAGCCATTAAGAACAAAGATAAGCTGGTCTGCCACATCTTCAAGGAAGCTGGAGAAATTCTAGCTAAGCATATTGTAGCCGTTGGTCCCCACATAGACAAG AAACTGTTGGTATGTAAAGGTGGCCTGCACATTGTGTGTATGGGATCAGTGTGGAAAAGCTGGGAGCTACTTAAGCCAG GTTTTCTTGGAGTCCTAGAGCAGAAAGGTCAAGATGTTGGAATTAAGGAGATCAGTCTGATGACACTGAATGTGTCTGGGGCCGTGGGTGCTGCAGCTCTGAGTGCTAAACACATAGACATTACCCTACCTATTGACTACAGTTCCAACGCAGATGTTTTTTTTCACTCTGAGATAGGATCCAGTACCAACATGTAA